A single region of the Hevea brasiliensis chloroplast, complete genome genome encodes:
- the ndhA gene encoding NADH dehydrogenase subunit 1, with the protein MIIDTTEIQAINSFSRLESLNEVYGIIWVFVPIFILVLGITIGILVIVWLEREISAGIQQRIGPEYAGPLGVLQALADGTKLLFKENLFPSRGDIRLFSIGPSIAVISTLLSYSVIPFGYHLVLTDLNIGVFLWIAISSIAPIGLLMSGYGSNNKYSFLGGLRAAAQSISYEIPLTLCVLSISLLSNSSSTVDIVEAQSKSGFWGWNLWRQPIGFIIFFISSLAECERLPFDLPEAEEELVAGYQTEYSGIKFGLFYIASYLNLLVSSLFVTVLYLGGWNISIPYIFVPELFEIKKIGGVFGTTIGIFITLVKTYLFLFIPITTRWTLPRLRMDQLLNLGWKFLLPISLGNLLLTTSFQLLSL; encoded by the exons ATGATAATTGATACAACAGAAATACAAGCTATCAATTCTTTTTCTAGATTAGAATCCTTAAACGAGGTCTATGGAATTATATGGGTGTTTGTCCCGATTTTTATTCTTGTATTGGGAATCACGATAGGCATACTAGTAATTGTATGGTTAGAAAGAGAAATATCTGCAGGGATACAACAACGTATTGGACCTGAATATGCCGGTCCTTTAGGAGTTCTTCAAGCTCTAGCGGATGGGACAAAACTACTTTTCAAAGAGAATCTTTTTCCATCTAGGGGGGATATTCGTTTATTCAGTATCGGACCATCCATAGCAGTCATATCAACTCTATTAAGCTATTCGGTAATTCCTTTTGGCTATCACCTTGTTTTAACTGATCTAAATATTGGTGTTTTTTTATGGATTGCCATTTCAAGTATTGCTCCCATCGGACTTCTTATGTCAGGATATGGATCAAATAATAAATATTCCTTTTTGGGTGGTTTACGAGCTGCTGCTCAATCGATTAGTTATGAAATACCATTAACTCTTTGTGTGTTATCCATATCTCTA TTATCTAATAGTTCAAGTACAGTTGATATAGTTGAGGCACAATCAAAATCTGGTTTTTGGGGGTGGAATTTGTGGCGTCAACCTATAGGATTTATCATTTTTTTTATTTCTTCTCTAGCAGAATGTGAGAGATTGCCTTTTGATTTACCAGAAGCAGAAGAAGAATTAGTAGCAGGTTATCAAACCGAATATTCGGGCATCAAATTTGGTTTATTTTATATTGCTTCCTATCTAAACTTATTAGTTTCTTCATTATTTGTAACAGTTCTTTACTTGGGCGGTTGGAATATCTCTATTCCGTATATATTCGTTCCTGAGCTTTTTGAAATAAAAAAAATAGGCGGAGTCTTTGGAACAACAATTGGTATCTTTATTACATTGGTTAAAACTTATTTGTTCTTGTTCATTCCTATCACAACAAGATGGACTTTACCTAGACTAAGAATGGACCAACTTTTAAATCTTGGATGGAAATTTCTTTTACCTATTTCTCTCGGTAATCTATTATTAACAACCTCTTTCCAACTTCTTTCACTATAA
- the ndhG gene encoding NADH dehydrogenase subunit 6, translated as MDLPGLIHDFLLVFLGLGLILGGLGVVLLTNPIYSAFSLGLVLVCISLFYILSNSHFVAAAQLLIYVGAINVLIIFAVMFMNGSEYYKDFNLWTVGSGVTSLVCTSIFVSLITILPDTSWYGIIWTTRTNQIIEQDLISNGQQIGIHLSTDFFLPFEFISIILLVALIGAIAVARQ; from the coding sequence ATGGATTTGCCTGGACTAATTCATGATTTTCTTTTAGTCTTTCTAGGATTAGGTCTTATATTAGGAGGTCTAGGAGTGGTATTACTTACCAACCCAATTTATTCTGCCTTTTCGTTGGGATTGGTTCTTGTTTGTATATCTTTATTCTATATTTTATCAAACTCTCATTTTGTAGCTGCCGCACAGCTCCTTATTTATGTGGGAGCTATAAATGTTTTAATTATATTTGCCGTGATGTTCATGAATGGTTCAGAATATTACAAAGATTTTAATCTTTGGACTGTTGGAAGCGGGGTTACTTCTTTAGTTTGTACAAGTATTTTTGTTTCACTAATTACTATTCTTCCAGATACGTCATGGTATGGAATTATTTGGACTACAAGAACAAATCAGATTATAGAACAAGATTTGATAAGTAATGGTCAACAAATTGGAATTCATTTATCAACAGATTTTTTTCTTCCATTTGAATTCATTTCAATAATTCTTTTAGTTGCTTTGATAGGTGCGATTGCTGTGGCTCGTCAGTAA
- the rpl32 gene encoding ribosomal protein L32, with amino-acid sequence MAVPKKRTSISKKLIRKNIWKRKGYWTVLKAFSLAKSLSTGNSKSFFVQQIKD; translated from the coding sequence ATGGCAGTTCCAAAAAAGCGCACTTCTATATCAAAAAAGCTTATTCGAAAAAATATTTGGAAAAGAAAGGGATATTGGACAGTATTGAAAGCTTTTTCGTTAGCGAAATCTCTTTCTACAGGTAATTCAAAAAGTTTTTTTGTGCAACAAATAAAAGATTAA
- the psaC gene encoding photosystem I subunit VII — protein sequence MSHSVKIYDTCIGCTQCVRACPTDVLEMIPWDGCKSKQIASAPRTEDCVGCKRCESACPTDFLSVRVYLWHETTRSMGLAY from the coding sequence ATGTCACATTCAGTAAAGATTTATGATACATGTATAGGGTGTACTCAATGTGTCCGAGCCTGCCCCACAGATGTATTAGAAATGATACCTTGGGATGGATGTAAATCCAAGCAAATTGCTTCTGCTCCAAGAACAGAGGACTGTGTCGGTTGTAAGAGATGTGAATCCGCCTGTCCAACGGATTTCTTGAGTGTTCGAGTTTATTTATGGCATGAAACAACTCGAAGCATGGGTCTAGCTTATTGA
- the ccsA gene encoding cytochrome c biogenesis protein — translation MIFSTLEHILTHISFSVVSIVITIHLITLLVDEFVELYDSSEKGMITTFFCITGLLVIRWIFLGHLPLSDLYESLIFLSWAFSIIHMVPYFKKHKNFLSAITAPSTFFTQGFATSGLLTDMHQSEILVPALQSQWLMMHVSMMILGYAALLCGSLFSVAFLVITFRKIIRIVDKSNNLLNDSFFFSEIQYMAERKNVLRNISFLSSRNYYRFQLIQQLDDWGCRIISIGFIFLTIGILSGAVWANEAWGSYWNWDPKETWAFITWTIFAIFFHIRTNKKLEGFNSAIVASIGFLLIWICYFGVNLLGIGLHSYGSFTLTISI, via the coding sequence ATGATATTCTCGACTTTAGAACATATATTAACGCATATATCTTTTTCAGTCGTGTCAATTGTAATTACAATTCATTTGATAACCTTATTAGTCGATGAATTCGTAGAACTATATGATTCGTCAGAAAAGGGCATGATAACTACTTTTTTCTGTATAACAGGATTATTAGTTATTCGTTGGATTTTTTTGGGACATTTACCATTAAGTGATTTATATGAATCATTAATCTTTCTTTCATGGGCTTTTTCCATTATTCATATGGTTCCGTATTTTAAAAAACATAAAAATTTTTTAAGCGCAATAACCGCGCCAAGTACTTTTTTTACCCAAGGGTTTGCTACTTCGGGTCTTTTAACTGACATGCATCAATCCGAAATCTTAGTGCCCGCTCTCCAATCTCAGTGGTTAATGATGCACGTAAGTATGATGATATTGGGCTATGCAGCTCTTTTGTGTGGATCATTATTTTCAGTAGCATTTCTAGTAATCACATTTCGAAAAATCATAAGAATTGTTGATAAAAGCAATAATTTATTAAACGATTCGTTTTTCTTTAGTGAGATACAATATATGGCGGAAAGAAAGAATGTTTTAAGAAATATTTCTTTTCTTTCTTCTAGGAATTATTACAGGTTTCAATTGATTCAACAATTAGATGACTGGGGTTGTCGTATTATAAGTATAGGGTTTATCTTTTTAACCATAGGTATTCTTTCGGGAGCAGTCTGGGCTAATGAAGCATGGGGATCATATTGGAATTGGGACCCAAAAGAAACTTGGGCATTTATTACGTGGACCATATTCGCGATTTTTTTTCATATTCGAACAAATAAAAAATTGGAGGGTTTCAATTCCGCAATTGTCGCTTCTATCGGTTTTCTTCTAATTTGGATATGCTATTTTGGAGTTAATTTATTAGGAATAGGACTACATAGTTATGGTTCATTTACATTAACAATTAGCATCTAA
- the ndhD gene encoding NADH dehydrogenase subunit 4, whose translation MNSFPWLTIFVVLPISAGSLIFLFPHRGNKVIKWYTIFICAFELLLMNYVFSYYFQLDDPLIQLTEDYKWIQFFDFYWRLGIDGFSLGPILLTGFITTLATLAARPITRDSRLFHFLMLAMYSGQIGLFSSQDLLLFFIMWELELIPVYLLLSMWGGKKRLYSATKFILYTAGGSVFLLMGALGIALYGSNEPRFHFETSANQSYPVALEIFFYIGFLIAFAVKSPIIPLHTWLPDTHGEAHYSTCMLLAGILLKMGAYGLVRINMELLSHAHSIFSPWLIIVGVMQIIYAASTSPGQRNLKKRIAYSSVSHMGFIIIGICSISDMGLNGAILQIISHGFIGAALFFLAGTGYDRIRRVYLDEMGGMATSMPKIFTTFSILSLASLALPGMSGFFAELIVFFGIITGQKYLLMSKILITFVMAVGMILTPIYLLSMLRQMFYGYKLFNAPNSSFFDSGPRELFVSISILLPVIGIGIYPDFVFSLSVDRVEAILSNYFYR comes from the coding sequence ATGAATTCTTTTCCTTGGTTAACAATATTTGTAGTTTTACCGATATCCGCGGGTTCCTTAATTTTCCTTTTCCCTCATAGAGGAAATAAAGTAATTAAGTGGTATACTATATTTATATGTGCCTTTGAACTCCTTTTAATGAATTATGTGTTCTCTTATTATTTCCAATTGGACGATCCATTAATCCAATTAACAGAAGATTATAAATGGATCCAATTTTTTGATTTTTACTGGAGATTGGGAATCGATGGATTTTCTTTAGGACCTATTTTACTGACAGGATTTATCACTACTTTAGCTACTTTAGCGGCTCGGCCAATTACTCGGGATTCTCGATTATTCCATTTTCTGATGTTAGCAATGTATAGTGGTCAAATAGGATTATTTTCTTCTCAAGATCTTTTACTTTTTTTTATCATGTGGGAGTTAGAATTAATTCCCGTTTATCTACTTCTATCCATGTGGGGGGGAAAGAAACGTCTGTATTCAGCTACAAAGTTTATTTTGTATACTGCGGGAGGTTCCGTTTTTTTATTAATGGGAGCTTTGGGTATCGCTTTATATGGTTCTAATGAACCGAGATTCCATTTTGAAACATCAGCTAATCAATCATATCCTGTGGCGCTAGAAATATTTTTCTATATTGGATTTCTTATTGCTTTTGCTGTCAAATCACCGATTATACCCTTACATACATGGTTACCAGACACCCATGGGGAAGCACATTATAGTACTTGTATGCTTCTAGCCGGAATCTTATTAAAAATGGGGGCATATGGATTGGTTCGAATCAATATGGAATTATTATCTCACGCTCATTCTATTTTTTCTCCCTGGTTGATAATAGTAGGCGTAATGCAAATAATCTATGCAGCTTCAACATCTCCTGGTCAACGAAATTTAAAAAAAAGAATAGCCTATTCTTCTGTATCTCATATGGGTTTCATAATTATAGGAATTTGCTCTATAAGTGATATGGGACTCAATGGAGCCATTTTACAAATAATATCGCATGGATTTATTGGTGCCGCACTTTTTTTCTTGGCAGGAACGGGTTATGATAGAATACGTCGTGTTTATCTTGATGAAATGGGTGGAATGGCTACCTCAATGCCAAAAATATTCACGACATTCAGTATCTTATCACTAGCTTCCCTTGCATTACCAGGCATGAGCGGTTTTTTTGCGGAATTGATAGTATTTTTTGGAATAATTACCGGCCAAAAATATCTTTTAATGTCAAAAATATTAATTACTTTTGTAATGGCAGTTGGAATGATATTAACTCCTATTTATTTATTATCTATGTTACGCCAGATGTTCTATGGATATAAGCTGTTTAATGCCCCAAACTCTTCTTTTTTTGATTCTGGACCGCGGGAGTTATTTGTTTCGATCTCTATCCTTCTGCCTGTAATAGGTATTGGTATTTATCCGGATTTCGTTTTCTCATTATCAGTTGACAGGGTTGAAGCTATTCTATCTAATTATTTTTATAGATAG
- the ndhE gene encoding NADH dehydrogenase subunit 4L, giving the protein MMLEHVLVLSAYLFSIGIYGLITSRNMVRALMCLELILNAVNLNFVTFSDFFDSRQLKGNIFFHFVIAIAAAEAAIGPAIVSSIYRNRKSTRINQSNLLNK; this is encoded by the coding sequence ATGATGCTCGAACATGTACTTGTTTTGAGTGCCTATTTATTTTCTATTGGTATCTATGGATTGATCACGAGTCGAAATATGGTTAGAGCCCTTATGTGCCTTGAACTTATACTGAATGCAGTTAATCTAAATTTCGTAACATTTTCTGATTTTTTTGATAGCCGCCAATTAAAAGGAAATATTTTTTTCCATTTTGTTATAGCTATCGCAGCCGCTGAAGCAGCTATTGGACCAGCTATTGTTTCATCAATTTATCGTAATAGAAAATCAACCCGTATCAATCAATCGAATTTGTTGAATAAGTAG
- the rps15 gene encoding ribosomal protein S15 has protein sequence MVKNSFISVISQEEKDENKGSVEFQIVSFTNKIRRLTSHLELHRKDYLSQRGLRKILGKRQRLLSYLAKKNRVRYKELIILLDIRESKTR, from the coding sequence ATGGTAAAAAATTCATTCATTTCAGTTATTTCACAAGAAGAAAAAGACGAAAACAAGGGATCTGTTGAATTTCAAATAGTAAGTTTCACTAATAAGATACGAAGACTTACTTCACATTTGGAATTGCATAGAAAAGACTATTTATCTCAGAGAGGTTTGCGAAAAATTCTAGGAAAACGACAACGACTCCTGTCTTATTTAGCAAAGAAAAATAGAGTACGTTATAAAGAATTAATTATCCTGTTGGATATTCGGGAATCAAAAACTCGTTAA
- the ndhH gene encoding NADH dehydrogenase subunit 7, whose product MNVPATRKDLMIVNMGPHHPSMHGVLRLIVTLDGEDVIDCEPILGYLHRGMEKIAENRTIIQYLPYVTRWDYLATMFTEAITVNGPELLGNIQVPKRAGYIRIIMLELSRIASHLLWLGPFMADIGAQTPFFYIFRERELVYDLFEAATGMRMMHNFFRIGGVASDLPHGWIDKCLDFCDYFLTGVTEYQKLITRNPIFLERVEGVGIVGTEEAKNWGLSGPMLRASGVQWDLRKVDHYECYDEFDWEIQWQKEGDSLARYLVRIGEMMESIKIIQQALEGIPGGPYENLEIRRFDRERDSEWNDFEYRFISKKTSPTFELPKQELYVRVEAPKGELGIFLIGDQSGFPWRWKIRPPGFINLQILPELVKRMKLADIMTILGSIDIIMGEVDR is encoded by the coding sequence ATGAATGTACCAGCTACACGAAAAGACCTTATGATAGTTAATATGGGCCCCCACCACCCATCAATGCATGGTGTTCTTCGCCTCATCGTTACTCTAGACGGGGAAGATGTTATTGACTGTGAACCAATATTAGGTTATTTACACAGAGGAATGGAAAAAATTGCGGAAAATCGAACAATTATACAATATTTGCCCTATGTAACACGTTGGGATTATTTGGCTACTATGTTCACAGAAGCAATAACAGTAAATGGTCCAGAACTGTTAGGAAATATTCAAGTGCCTAAAAGAGCTGGCTATATCAGAATAATTATGTTGGAATTGAGTCGTATAGCTTCTCATTTGTTATGGCTTGGTCCCTTTATGGCAGATATTGGTGCACAGACTCCTTTCTTCTATATTTTTAGAGAAAGAGAGTTAGTATATGATTTATTCGAAGCTGCCACTGGTATGAGAATGATGCATAATTTTTTTCGTATCGGGGGAGTAGCGTCTGATCTACCTCATGGTTGGATAGATAAATGTTTGGATTTTTGCGATTATTTTTTAACAGGAGTTACTGAATATCAAAAACTTATTACGCGAAATCCTATTTTTTTAGAACGAGTTGAGGGAGTAGGTATTGTTGGTACAGAGGAAGCAAAAAATTGGGGTTTATCGGGACCAATGCTACGAGCTTCCGGAGTACAATGGGATCTTCGTAAAGTTGATCATTATGAGTGTTACGACGAATTTGATTGGGAAATCCAGTGGCAAAAAGAAGGAGATTCCTTAGCTCGTTATTTAGTCCGAATTGGTGAAATGATGGAATCTATAAAAATTATTCAACAGGCTCTGGAAGGAATTCCGGGGGGGCCCTATGAGAATTTAGAAATCCGACGTTTTGATAGAGAAAGGGATTCGGAATGGAACGATTTCGAATATCGATTCATTAGTAAAAAAACTTCTCCTACTTTTGAATTACCGAAACAAGAACTTTATGTGAGAGTCGAAGCCCCAAAAGGAGAATTGGGAATTTTTCTGATAGGAGATCAGAGCGGTTTTCCTTGGAGATGGAAAATTCGTCCGCCGGGTTTTATCAATTTGCAAATTCTTCCTGAATTAGTTAAAAGAATGAAATTGGCCGATATTATGACAATACTAGGTAGTATAGATATCATTATGGGAGAAGTTGATCGTTGA
- the ndhI gene encoding NADH dehydrogenase subunit I, with protein MFPMVTGFMNYGQQTIRAARYIGQGFMITLSHANRLPVTIQYPYEKLITSERFRGRIHFEFDKCIACEVCVRVCPIDLPVVDWKLETDIRKKRLLNYSIDFGICIFCGNCVEYCPTNCLSMTEEYELSTYDRHELNYNQIALGRLPMSVVDDYTIRTILNSTQKK; from the coding sequence ATGTTTCCCATGGTAACTGGGTTCATGAATTATGGGCAACAAACCATACGAGCTGCAAGGTACATTGGTCAAGGTTTTATGATTACCTTATCTCATGCAAATCGTTTACCTGTAACTATTCAATATCCTTATGAAAAATTAATCACATCGGAGCGTTTCCGCGGTCGAATTCATTTTGAATTTGATAAATGCATTGCTTGTGAAGTATGTGTTCGTGTATGTCCTATAGATCTACCTGTTGTTGATTGGAAATTGGAAACTGACATTCGAAAGAAACGGTTGCTTAATTACAGTATTGATTTCGGAATCTGTATATTTTGTGGCAACTGTGTTGAGTATTGTCCGACAAATTGTTTATCGATGACTGAAGAATATGAGCTTTCTACTTATGATCGTCACGAATTGAATTATAATCAAATTGCTTTAGGTCGTTTACCAATGTCAGTAGTTGACGATTATACAATTCGAACAATTTTGAATTCAACTCAAAAAAAATAG